The genomic stretch AGCTCAGACCCCAACCCGGTCTCTTCCCGTCACTTGCACAGCCCAGTTCTTCACAGGGCCTCCCAGTACAGCCTGAGTGCTCCCAGagccatcccagtccatcccaaaACTTCCCAGCACTATCCCAGTTTCCCACAGAGCTCCCCAGTACCGATCCAGTGCCCCCCAGGAACAGTCCATGGACACCCCGAGCTTCTCAGAGTCTCCCAGGGACATCCCAGCGCCTCCCAAAGCTTCCAGTACCAACCAGTACCTTCCATGGATGTACCAGTGCCTCCCAGAGCTTCCCAGTACAGCCCCAGGGCcctctggggacatcccagtTCCTCCTAGAGCTTCCAGTACCAACCAGTACCTCCCACACATGTACTAGTGACATCCCAGAGCTTCCCAGTACCACCCCAGTGCCCTCTGGGgacctcccagtgtcccccatgATCACCCAGTGCCTGCCAGAGCCTTCCTGGGACACCCCCAGTGCCCTCTGGTGTTACCTCAGTACATCCCCAGAgcttcccagtgccaccccagtcTCCCAGTGacatcccagtgcctcccaaAGCTTCTCAGTGCCTCtgcagggacatcccagagctTCCCAATGTcctctggggacatcccagtgcctcccagtacagccccagTGCCCTCTGGGGACATCCCAATGTCTCCAGAGCTTCCTGGTGCCATCCGAGGGAGGAGACCggagccagagctggggacacgggggtttattggggtttggggtgccccgGCTGGGGCCCTAGAGCCCGTAGATGTTGTCCCTGTCGCTGCTGTCCCAGGCCACCAGCTCGTCCCGCCGGAACCAGAAGCCGATCTCCCTCTGGGCCGTCTCGGTGGAGTCGCTGGCGTGGACCACGTTCCTgcgaggggacagggatggggacagtgccacGGCCCCGGGGTCCCGCCCCCGCGGCCCTACCTGGTGATGTGCACGCTGAGGTCCCCGCGGATTGTCCCCACGGCACTGCTGTCCCCAACCATGGCCCGCGTGCACCGCACCACGTTGTAGCCCTCCCACACCTGCGGGACAGagacaggcacagggacagggacagggacagggacagggacagggacagctgagTTCCCCGcgccccccaggacccccggGCTGTCCCCTCACCATGGCCACCACCGGCCCCGAGGTCATGTAGGCGACGAGCGCGGGGTAGAAGGGCTTCGGCCGCAGCTGCTCGTAGTGCTGCTCCACGAGCCTCCGGTCCGCCTGCGGCAGCGgcggtgacagtgacacccgGGCGGTGTCCCCGTCACCCCCGCTCCCGGAGCGGTGTCCCCGGCTACCTGGAGCAGCTTCATGGCCACCAGCTTGAAGCCGCGGCGCTCGAAGCGCTGGATGATGTCCCCGAGCAGGCGCCGCTGCACCGCGTCCggcttggccagcagcagcgTCCTCTCCTGCAGCGCCGCGGGGGCTGCGCGGGTCACCGTCACCGCCACTGTCACCACCGCGGGACACCGGACACACCCGACACCGGCACGGCGGCAGCAGGGCCCCGAGCTCGCCCCCATGGCTGTCCCCATCCtcgtccccatccctgtccccatcactgtccccatcccggGGCGTGTCCCCTGGCCAAGCTGTGCCTCTCAGGCTGCTGGGGTCCCAGGAGACGCGTCACAAAGCCCTGACGGGTGTTGGGGACATGTCCGTGGCCAGAAAACAGCCTTTAAGCCAGCCATGTCTGTGCcttgtccccgtgtccccgtgctGGGCACTGTCCCCTGCCTGGCCCCGGGTCTTCCCCCCGCCCGGTCACAGCGCTCCGCTGCTGGAGGGGAAAATCGGTGACCGAGGGTCGGCAGGGTCCGGTCCCGGTGTCACCCGAGGGACAGCACGGTCCGGTCCCGGTGTCACCCGAGGGACAGCACGGTCCGGTCCCGCTATCACCCGAGGGACAGCACGGTCCGGTCCCGGTGTCACCCGAGGGACAGCACGGTCCCACACCGCCGCTGGCCCTGCCGCGGCTGCGCcgcaggaggggacagcagccccaggggacaGCGCATCCCGTCCgctggagggacagaggggacaggaaggaggggaagggagagaggaggaagggaggggacATTTCATTCCCAATCTCTTCGGGCTCCCGTCCCGGGCTGGGGGTGGCCCCGGTGCTGGCGGGGACAGGAGCCGGACAAACCGAGCCCGTGAGCTCCCccgggcactgctgggcacggttcggctctgccagggcactgccctgtccctgtcccccgcATCGAGGTCCCCCCAGCAccgccctggggacactgaacCCCTTGGGACCAGCTCCGGGCTCTGTCCCACCCTGGTacacggggctggggacagcagggcctggcactTGTCCCACGAAGGGGTGACAGGAGCCCGTGAGCCGCCACCCTGGAGGGACCGGGGACACTGCGAGGGGACGGGGCACCGAGGGGACAGCGTGGGAACGGGAGCTCTGAGGGGCGGCACAAGCAGGGAACCGGGAACAGGATGGGGATGAGGACAAggtccccaggagcagggcagggaaggggctgaaggcccccagggatggggaccggggacactggagcaggggtggggacagggtCCCCAGGGGTAGGATGGTGAGGACAGGTCCCCAGGGGCAGGCTGAGGGTGGGGACAGGTCCCCAGGGGTAGGATGAGGTTAGGGACAGGGTCCCCAGGGGCAGTACAAGGGTGGGCACAGGGTCCCCAGGGGTAGGATGAGGTTAGGGACTGAGTCcccaggggcaggacagggacgGGCCGTGTCTCACCGGAGCCGTAGcagcggggcgcggcggggctcAGGCCGGGCTGTCCCCGCGGGAGGCTCCGGGCCAGGCAGCGCCCCAGGGAGCCCATGGCGGCCCCGGCGGGTCCCGGCCGGGCTCGGTCGCTCTGCGGAGGCTTTAAGGGCCGGGGACGGGTCAGGATTCCGTCCCTCCCCTTAAAGGCCGCCGCGCCTGCTCGGGACATCCCGGGCCGGAGCATCCTCCCCATGCAGAGCATTCCAGCACGGAGCATCCTGGCACGGAACATCCCGGCTTGGAAGCCCAAATTCTGCCAGGGTGGGAGCACAGCCCACGGCCACCCCGAGGGGAGCCAGACCCTGCCAGGACCCAAGCCTGGATTATGCTTTGCCCTCGATTCAGCAGCAGGGAGACGCCGGGTCAGCCCatgccaggctgagctggggcacAAGGGCAGCCAGGACAGTGTCCCCCAGCGGGCACacacctgccctgggcacagggggtgctggggaagggctgcaAGGCCCTGCCAGGTGGGACCCCTGTGATCACTTCTCCAAGGCCCATTCCAGACCCAGTTTGGGAAATCACTCTGTGCTGGGCTTCCCTGCACTCTGACACCTCATgggagagcagcctggcagcttGGAGCCTGCTCCCCAAATCTGTGCTCATCTGAAGGACTGAGGAGTGTCCTGAAGAAACAAGTGAGGGTTGGGCTCGATCCCAGTGTCCCTGTTCCCACCCTGCCTTCCCaaggcacagggatggggggacagagcccctgccacagcctggggggctctggggacctgctgtgctcagcactgtgaCAAAAACACCCCAGTGCCTTCCCATTGGCAAATGGATTCAACAGGCTATGGAAAAGAGCCCCAAACAAGGGGCTGGAGGTGGGAAAGGCCCTCTGCCAGGCCAGGGGGAACAGCACAGAAGGGTGGCAAAGGGGAAAGAGGTTTTAGGACAAGGGGTGGCAGATTGGAGGCTGGGCTTCGgtcccctggcagctgctggcactgacCAAGGGAAAATCTACTTTCACCCTGTGTGAAGCCAAGAGAAGCAGCATGAGCCTGGAGAGGTGTGCTGGGATGGAatccctgcagccccaaagggaagtggtggaggaggaggctgccaGCTCTCCAtgcccccccgtgccccccagggcagggcagagctgctgggagtgcccaggaggagctcaggagcagggccagggctggacCCTGCACTGGGggctgctgcagtgtcaccagcAGGAACAACGAGGACTCCAAGTGGAGACAGGGGCACTGCTCCAGGAGTGGCTGGCAGGGAGTCAGGATGGCACAGACCATCAccctcttcctccctctggaggcagctcagccctcaCTTGGCAAGGcctggagcaggtgaggcccATCCTGGGCACCTGGactctgctccagggcagggagcacagagatccagctggtgccagctcagagcctggATGCAGGGATGGCACAGATCATCCAAGGAGCATCCACCATCCCCCATGACAAACAGGCACAGAGAAGGGGCTTGTCCACAAAACTGAATCACGGGAACCATGGAGGAAGTGCTGCCACACTGCAGCTCACCCCTGGCacctcccagctcacccctggcacctcccagctgtgcaggtgcagccacagcacagccacatcTCCAAACTCTCCCAGGAGAACATCCCAGGAGTGTTCCCTtcccagagcctggggctgctcctgctaCTGCAGCTGCCCACCTAAACACAGGGAATTAAGAATTATtccacagaatcatggaatggtttgggttggaagggacctcaaagatcatcacaccccctgtcatgggcaggaacactttccaccatcccaggctgctccaagccctgcccagcctggtcttgggcactgccagggatccaggggcagccacagctgctctgggcaccctgccagggagcaattctttcccaatatcccatccatccctgccctcatTCAGCCTAAGGCCATTTCCTcatgtcctgtcactccatgcctCTCTAATTTAAtctattaaatataaaaattaggACTAATATAATACTGCTTCCTGaccagagaaaagaaattattctcaGGGAAAAGAAACCATTCCCAGCTGCATGATCAGAGATCCACAAGCCCCACACAATCTGCTCCTGCCTGACTGGAGCCTGGGATTGTACCAAATGCCACCACTGTGTCACTGGGCAGAGGGTGAAGTTCAGCTCCAGgctccctgggaatgggggatttcttccttttcttcctgcaggcACTTCATGATCGATTCAGACACTTGTGCTGGAGGGAATGAATGGATCACCACAACACAGGAGGAGAACAATGAGGAGACAGCAGAAGAGGCCACCACTGATCTGCACCTTCCAGGAACTGCTGGACTTGTTGGGATTTTTGCTGGCTGCTCCTCATTCCCGAtcctgggaaaagctgtggatcACTGCCTGTTCATTTATATTAAATGACCTACAGGGAAACGAACCCAGCCCCAAGTTATTTAAAACAACAAAGTAAGCACTTTATTCCCATTAAGCATGTTGTTTTAGTATCACAATGGAATGATGAGAAAACGTTTacgtttaaaaaaaaaacccaaaaaaagtcTCTAAATCCCCGCCAACATCGGGGATTTTAAATTTCAAGgcaatttaaaaacaaagggaGTGACAGAAGTGCCAAACCAGTCCCAACGTCAGGAGACTCCTCCTCTGAGAGCTGGGCGGGGCAGGAAGGTGGAATGACACGAAGGTACGAATGTCTGAAGTGGTCTTTGGCGCTTCTGCCTCGCGTTTCATACGGACATGATCTCTCCAGACACCTCCAGATGCAACAAAGTGCTACGGGAGCAGAGGGAACGCCCCGGGAGGGAGAGGGATTTCCCGGCAGCCGGGATGCCCCGGGGTGGGCATTAAGACACATCCTGCGGCTCCAGCTGCGGCCTCGGGCTGGGCAGGAGAACTCAAAGGAAGCGGTGGAGCGGTGAAGGCAGCGCCGGCCCGGGGcagagcggggccggggccgggcccggggccggCACTCACTCCGGGGCAGTCACTATAACTTCACAGTGCCCGGGGGCAGGCTGTCGTTGCACAGTCTGTAATAGCGCAGGTCGTTCACCAGCCTGTGCACGTTCTGTGTGAACGAGGGCAGGTCCTGCAAGGGAGACAACAAAAACTGCTGGGAACGGACTCACAGCAGAGGGGTACCGAGAGGGGCAGGCAGCCAGTGGGTGTTCACACCTGAGCAGATCCACCCTGACTCAGTCTGAGCCCAGGGAACTCCAGGCTCTGGGGCAGAGATGGTTTCAGAGCTGACTGCAGggatccagctctgctcccatctCAGCTTGTGCAGCGAGGCCCCAGAGGAATGGGcgtggaatcctggaatggtcGGGGTTGGGAAGGGACCtgaaatcccatccagtgccacccctgccatggcagggacaccttccaccatcccagctgctccaagccctgcccagcctggccttgggcactgccagggatccaggggcagccacagctgctctgggcaccctgtgccagggcctgcccaccctcacagggaacaatccctcattcccaatatcccatccatccctgccctctggcagtgggagccattccctgtgtcctgtccctccatcccttgtccccagtccctctgcagctctcctggagccccttcaggccctggcaggggctctgaggtgtccctggatcCATTtctcccccagctctcccagcctctccATGGCCAGATTCAGCACTAATTCCTTGCTGCCCACCTGCCAAGGCTCCTGGGTGTCACACACTCCCTAACAAGGGCTCATATTCCTGTTGAACAGTCACCTTCCAGAGCCAAGCAATTCCCCCAGGACTCCATTCCCACCCTCACCCTCAGTCTCAAattcccatcccctccctcagGACAGGGAGCACTCAATGGACAACTCTCAGTAATGGAAGCCAgaacctgctgctctgccatgaTATTCcacacatttccttccctgctctgccatggtATTCCACACATTCCCTCTCCACACATGAAGGGTTTGCAGGGATTGTGAGCCTGTGCAGGTACTCTCCTTGCTGTAACCCTCAAACATctggccagcagctggagcGAGATTTAGGCAAGGACCTAAGCGTCCCACCTGTGAATACATCAGCCTATTCCAGTGAAACCTTCCTCCAGGAATCACGTTCCCTGACTCCCACAGCACCCTGCAGCCTGAGGGGTGATGGCAGCTCTGTCACCTCCACTGGGACCCCTGGCTGAGGATTGCTGAGCATGGAAGTGCTGGGAACAAAAGGCACTGCCTGGAGACACTGCCAGTGccttctggctgccagcaaccAGGACCCTGCAAGTCCTTAGAGCCACAAATGCCACCTCTGAGCTGATACCCAGACCCTGGGGAAGGACTTCTTGTTCCAGGttgcaaggcaagatgttttccattaccatctgtatggcagattatctttgTCCAGTGGGCAGTTTGACTTatctctgagtgaccacaatcactcttcccttgggaggggacacctgctgataacagctactgaatgtccctgcatggctgataagaactacagcatcccattgggagatgtgagcccagagggaggagccaagcattgctacccacatataatctggagattctggagcaccagcacggcttctccactggattccccagaggaacagcagctgcctctcccactggatcttcagaggaagaatccatccttctctacagatcccccttgctccaacagaaccacccctgacactgcaggagggctgcagccacatttccaatgggactcctgtcacagggtgtcaggttgggttctgactctgtcagtgttgttctagtgttctgcattgtttattttatctttttattttcttccctattaaagaactgttatttcctgctcccatcaTTTTtgttgcctgagagccccttaatttaaaatttatagcaatttgaAATGGGGGAgttaattttctccatttcagaggaggctcctgccgtccttagcagactcctgtctttccaaaccaagacacttcTCTTTCCCTGGAAAATGGCCTCCAATGCATCCTGGCAACAGCACAATGCTGCAGGCCCCTCCTCACCCTGTCCATTTTGAAGTTCCTCCCCAGCACGTTCTTCTGGTTGGAGTCCACGCCGTCACAGCTGGCCAGGAACTCGGGCAGGAAGGCGGAGTAGAAGCCATCAAAGTCCACCGAGGCCATGTTGTAGGTGGCGATGCCgatctcctcctgcagcaggtcGTGGCTCTTGTgcaccagcacctgcagcagcacgTTCACAAACTGGAACAGCATCGTGGTCCTGAAGATCTTCtgcacagggagaggggcaCAGGGTCAGGGGACTTCACTCCTGCCACAGGAGGGACAAATCCAGCAAGGACAGAGCGGCCACGGCCCCAGAGGCAGCTGCACACTCTGGTGAGCACTGAGACGATTGTCTAAGCCAAGCCAGATCAAAAATGGCCTAAATTAGATCAAGTAGTGTCAGATTGAGAGTTAATGTTGAATTTGGCCAAACTTACCTCATGGTTTGGGGCttcagggagagctcagagcccctgccagggcctaaaggggctccaggagagctggagagggactggggacaagggatggagggacaggacacagggaatggctcccactgccagagggcaggcatggatgggatattgggaattgggaattgttccctggcaaggtgggcaggccctggcacagggtgcccagagcagctgtggctgcccctggatccctggcagtgcccaaggccaggctgggcagggctgggagcagcctgggacagtgggaggtgtccctgcccatagcagggggtTAAATATAAATCATCTTTACAGTCCCACCCAGCGCAAACCATTCCACAATTCCATGCTCTGACCCAAGTTTTAAGCATTGGCAAAGCCACCAGCATCAAGTCCCACTGCAATTCCAGCCAGGATTTCCCTGCACTCTTGGGAGCCATGGAATGTGGCCAAGGGCCTGAAATCTGCCCCAGGCACCTGTGAACACAAAGGGCTGCCCTTCAGGTGTGACCACAGATGGGAAACTGCAAGCTCTGCTTTCCCAGGCTGACCAGATTCCCTGGATTCCAGATTTAATCCCCCATGGCAGCAGCTAAGGGGAGGTTACAGGACCTGGGTCCATGGAGATGGAGACTCCCAGTGGCAGTGAGCTGGGAACAGCAGacacctgcagctgcccagctgggaatgctgcaggcACTCCCTGTGCCACTGAGGGTCCCAACTGCTGCTTGCCCAGACACAGctcactgtcactgctccccCAGACACAGATCACTGGCACTGGGTGCTtcttggggaagatgaaacaggaaagccttatgaatatgattgtctggcaaaagtTTTGAGAATACAGAAACTATAagcaagattgaaatgaaagcaagctttgagatacctcagttactgaacaactggaaaacaatggtatggccagctgaaggcaatccccttttgatggaacaacaccctctgcttgcagacaggcccaagggtcagagcagaccctatagcttggcagaaggggcccaaagaggagtttttagggtttaaaatgtaacacagtatggtaatgtaatgattcttataggctgtatggaaatgctataggatttgtatcttgtactaaattggttagtgagaatcagaatattcaacacagaagaagatttattgtaatgggaacctcgCTGTCTTACCCTTTtccctctcaccctctcatcctctctaccctctcttctctcagcctgctctgagctgtgtttggcagctcccagcagggccctgcccccaggccctttgcaataaaccccaagttcctgacctggctgcagagatctctgtcCTGACCATCCCACCCCCCGATGCTCCTACAGgtgctctctgctctccctcactgccagagcagggaacaCATCCAGCTTTTGTCTGACTGGAGCTGGGATCCctcccatccccagctcccagtATCAGGGGTGGTAACTCCATTCCAACCACACAAAGGTTATGGTactgaacccccaaatcctgaccTGGACTTCCAAGTAGTTTAAAAGCAGTCCCAGGACAGCTCCCACCTCTTCCATGCCCAGAGAGCAGAGGCCAGGCAGGACCCACCTTGTGGTACAGCTTCTGCTTGGTGTTCAGTGTCTCCAGGTAGAAGAGGTTTTGTTTGAACAGGTGAATGTCAGGCTGCAGGAAGGACTGGCCAAACGCCTGGAACAAAGCACAGAGGGAGGAAGGGCATGGAGAGCACCACAAACATCAGAGCTGCCAGCAAAAACAACAGCATTTTCACCCTGAGCCCAGGAGGAACCCCTGGCAGCCTCAGTGCAGCAAGATCACAAGAGACAGGCAGTTCAgatcagctgtgctgccagcagctccaggtctaTGACATTTTGGTGGCAACATGGGCAtatccctgcagagctggctccACTGGGAGCAGGCAGGCCAAGCTGGCACTGGAGAGGTCCAGGGATGCTGAGCCTTCCAGGCTGCTCAggaagggcagggctgctcttcaGGGATGTCACCTGAGGGAccacagcacagggaacagaccaggacacagcccaggggGGGATCTCAGTCTCAGCCAGGAGCCCAAGCAGTGTCACTGCCCTGATTTAGGATTTGGAGATGATTTAGGATTTAGGCCCTGGCAGCCTGTGCAGGGAAGAGCCCAGAATAAAACCTACTGGAGTCTGAGCTGAGGGCTGCACAGTGTGTGATCAAACATCTTTTCCACCCTGAACAGCTCCAAAGCACTGGACAGGGGATGAAGGTGGGTGAGGTCAGCTCTGtacagagaaaggcagcaggattTTAACAGCTCCTCTTCAAGACATTGTGAGCAGAAGAGTTTATTCTCCCACATGACCCATTTATTGTCAAATGGACAAAAATGACCCAGATCCCATCAAGACTGAGCCAGTTCTGGCCTCAGATCTCAGGTGGAAATCAGCAACCAAACTATTAATATCCCCCACACAaagccctggctgtgggaacACTTACAGAGCATGAAATGGGAGTTTTGTATCAGAGCACCAAGAGCCAAGGATCACAACAAGCAGTGCAGTGTTGTCACCCTCAGTCTGAACAGAGattattatataaatatctTCCAGAATGAGGCATTCAAGAGAGTTTGGAAGGGTTACACAGCTACAGGTGAAAGAGATGCTTggacagccctgcacaggagccagcctgggctgcagtgacaccaaaaggtggcaggagaagggaaaggccAGACAGAAACATGGCCCAGGTTATGTCAGTGCAAGAGCTCCCTCTCCCATGTGCACCACAGGGGACTCAGTTTCTCCAGGCACTCCACCAGGGGGAAACTCTTAAAGTTCTCCCACCTGCTGTCTAAAGTGATCTAGGAATTGCAAGGGAACTCATCTGGCCAGCTCTGACTGAACACATGGAACACAGCCTGTTATTCTTAAAAATTCTAATATCCCAACCTGAGAAGGTTGGAGCTGGCTCTGTGCACACACTCTCtcaaggggctccaggagagctggagagggactggggacaagggatggagggacaggacacagggaatggctcccactgccagagggcagggatggatgggatattgggaattgggaattgttccctgtgagggtgggcaggccctggcacagggtgcccagagcagctgtggctgcccctggatccctggcagtgcccaaggccaggctgggcagggctgggagcagcctgggacagtgggaggtgtccctgccatggcaggggtggaatgggatgagctttcaGGTTTcttcaacccaaaccagtccatGATTCTCTATTCCCCAGGGTAAAGCCTGTCAGGTGTTACCCCCTGACCCCCATCAAGGCTTGTTGTACAGCACTCACTAAGTCCATGGAAAACAAAAGATACTCAGGAAAACttcccagcactggcagctctcCCCAGGGCCAATCACAACACTCAGAATTAAATGGGTCAGTGgcaataatatatttttattgcagGATGAGGCttgcaaaaaaattaacattcCTTCCTCATGCCTGCATGGCTCTGTGCCTTGTGAGCTCAGCAGCTGGGTCACTCCTCAGCAACTTTCATTTTCAGCAGTCTGAGGAGGCAAAACCTCCCTCAGGCTCATCTAAACCCATCACCCACATGTGCCCAGGTGGGCCCCTCACAAGAAcagacactgaggggctggagggggtccaggggagggaacagagctggggaggggctggagcaccaggaggggctgagggagctgggaaggggctcagcctggagaaaaggaggctcaggggggaccctgtggctctgcacagctcctgacaggaggggacagctgggggagtcccagggaacagggacaggaggagagggaatggcctcaagtgccaggggaggtttaggttggatattgggaaattccttcatggaaagggtggtcaggcactggcacagctgcccagagcagtggtggggtcaccatccctgcagggatttaaatgccatgtggatgtggcacttggggacatgtttagtggtggccttggcagcgCTGGGGGAATGAGTGGACTCaatctcagagggcttttccatccttaatgattctgtgattccctgtttagtgctgccctgcaggacaggctctgggcagtgctgggaaaggtGAGTTACCTGC from Ammospiza caudacuta isolate bAmmCau1 chromosome 17, bAmmCau1.pri, whole genome shotgun sequence encodes the following:
- the NME4 gene encoding nucleoside diphosphate kinase, mitochondrial, which produces MGSLGRCLARSLPRGQPGLSPAAPRCYGSAPAALQERTLLLAKPDAVQRRLLGDIIQRFERRGFKLVAMKLLQADRRLVEQHYEQLRPKPFYPALVAYMTSGPVVAMVWEGYNVVRCTRAMVGDSSAVGTIRGDLSVHITRNVVHASDSTETAQREIGFWFRRDELVAWDSSDRDNIYGL